AGCCCGCTCCACAAACTCGTGGCGGGGGAAATTGAGAAGCGTGGAGTAACGTGGGGCTAACTCTTGGGGAAATCGAACAGCACCTCGTTGCCCCGAGCATAGCCCACGGTAAACCAGGTGTCGGTATCGAACCCGAGATGGAGCACCCCGCATGTGGGCAGGTTCGGGATCGGACGCGGTCCGAGGTGATTGGCAAGTTCGGTGATGCCGGGGTTGTGGCCGAACAGCATCAACCTCCCCGCCGAGTCATCAGAGTCGCGAATCACCTCAAGCAACTCGACGATGCCGGCACCGTAAAGGCGATCCTTCAGGACGATATCCTTGCCCGGGTAGCCGAGCTTCTTGGCGATGATCCGCGCCGTCTCCAGCGCCCTCACCGCCGGGCTCGACACGATCAGGTCAGGTTTCCACTTGCGTCGCGCAAGC
This window of the Deltaproteobacteria bacterium genome carries:
- a CDS encoding histidine phosphatase family protein, which encodes MKELIIVRHAKSSWKDSSLDDRERPLNKRGERDAPAMGARLARRKWKPDLIVSSPAVRALETARIIAKKLGYPGKDIVLKDRLYGAGIVELLEVIRDSDDSAGRLMLFGHNPGITELANHLGPRPIPNLPTCGVLHLGFDTDTWFTVGYARGNEVLFDFPKS